A DNA window from Caulobacter mirabilis contains the following coding sequences:
- a CDS encoding peptidylprolyl isomerase: MTQHRRSVLAAIAALPLAGPALAQAPAPRVRIETPKGAVVLELYPDKAPVTAGNFLRYVDENRYEGGVFYRALRLGFAPERGLLQGGLNGIETKALPPIAHEPTSQTGLKHLDGTVSMARFDPGTAKCEFFICVGDSPYFDADPKQPGDNLGFAAFGQVIEGMDVVRALHQLPVSETAGAEFGMKGQMLEPPVPITSIKRV; the protein is encoded by the coding sequence ATGACGCAGCATCGCAGATCGGTCCTGGCCGCCATCGCCGCCCTGCCGCTGGCGGGACCGGCCCTGGCGCAGGCCCCGGCGCCGCGTGTGCGCATCGAGACGCCGAAGGGCGCAGTCGTGCTGGAGCTCTATCCGGACAAGGCGCCGGTCACGGCGGGCAACTTCCTGCGCTACGTCGACGAGAACCGCTACGAGGGCGGGGTCTTCTACCGGGCGCTGCGGCTGGGCTTCGCGCCGGAGCGGGGGCTGCTGCAGGGCGGGCTGAACGGGATCGAGACCAAGGCCCTGCCGCCGATCGCCCACGAGCCGACCAGCCAGACGGGTCTCAAGCACCTGGACGGGACCGTCTCGATGGCCCGGTTCGACCCCGGCACGGCCAAATGCGAGTTCTTCATCTGTGTCGGCGACAGCCCCTATTTCGACGCCGACCCGAAGCAGCCCGGCGACAACCTGGGCTTCGCCGCCTTCGGCCAGGTGATCGAGGGCATGGACGTGGTCCGCGCCCTGCACCAGCTGCCGGTCTCCGAGACCGCTGGCGCCGAATTCGGCATGAAGGGCCAGATGCTGGAGCCGCCCGTGCCGATCACCAGCATCAAGCGGGTCTAG
- the grxD gene encoding Grx4 family monothiol glutaredoxin — protein MTDAAVANPAQDWIAETVATHPVVLFMKGEPEQPRCGFSAQVVQILDHLGVDFVGVDVLQSDVLRDGIKVYSDWPTIPQLYVKGEFVGGCDIVREMFQAGELKPFLEEKGVLDA, from the coding sequence GTGACCGACGCCGCCGTCGCCAACCCCGCCCAAGACTGGATCGCCGAGACCGTCGCGACCCATCCGGTCGTGCTGTTCATGAAGGGCGAGCCCGAACAGCCCCGCTGCGGCTTCTCCGCCCAGGTGGTGCAGATCCTCGACCATCTCGGCGTCGACTTCGTCGGCGTCGACGTGCTGCAGAGCGACGTCCTGCGCGACGGCATCAAGGTCTACAGCGACTGGCCGACCATCCCTCAGCTGTATGTGAAGGGCGAGTTCGTCGGCGGCTGCGACATCGTCCGCGAGATGTTCCAGGCGGGCGAGCTGAAGCCGTTCCTGGAAGAGAAGGGCGTCCTCGACGCCTGA
- the rpsD gene encoding 30S ribosomal protein S4: MSKRHSAKYKIDRRMGENIWGRPKSPVNSRSYGPGQHGQRRKSKISDFGLQLRAKQKLKGYYGNLTEKQFAKTYTEAARRKGNTSENLIGLLEARLDAVVYRAKFVPTVFAARQFVNHGHVLVNGKRVNIASYRVKAGDVVSVREKSRNMALVLEALGSSERDTPDYITVDARHMSATFVRAPELAEVPYPVKMEPNLVVEFYAS, translated from the coding sequence ATGTCCAAGCGCCACAGCGCCAAGTACAAGATCGACCGCCGGATGGGCGAGAACATCTGGGGTCGTCCGAAGTCCCCCGTCAACTCGCGCTCCTACGGCCCCGGCCAGCACGGCCAGCGCCGCAAGTCCAAGATCTCGGACTTCGGCCTCCAGCTCCGCGCCAAGCAGAAGCTGAAGGGCTACTACGGCAACCTGACCGAAAAGCAGTTCGCCAAGACCTACACCGAGGCCGCCCGTCGCAAGGGCAACACCTCGGAGAACCTGATCGGCCTGCTGGAAGCCCGTCTGGACGCGGTCGTGTACCGCGCCAAGTTCGTGCCGACCGTCTTCGCGGCCCGCCAGTTCGTCAACCACGGCCACGTGCTGGTGAACGGCAAGCGCGTCAACATCGCCTCCTACCGCGTGAAGGCCGGCGACGTGGTCAGCGTCCGTGAAAAGTCCCGCAACATGGCCCTGGTGCTCGAAGCCCTGGGTTCGTCGGAGCGCGACACCCCCGACTACATCACCGTGGACGCCCGCCACATGTCGGCGACCTTCGTCCGCGCGCCGGAACTGGCCGAAGTGCCGTACCCGGTGAAGATGGAGCCGAACCTCGTGGTCGAATTCTACGCGTCGTAA
- a CDS encoding serine hydrolase domain-containing protein, which produces MKLAPVLLAAALALPSAAVARPKDAAIDAYVAQAMAKAGSQGLALAVIDDGRVAYVKTYGKRNAQGDPLTPDTVMYGASLTKAVFAWTVLQMVDDGLLDLDRPIAEYLPRPLPEYVGQANRYSAWDTLSDERWRKITPRILLTHSGGFANFYWLEPDRKLHIHFDPGSRYAYSGDGLMLLQFAIEQGLGLDLGLEMQRRVFDRYGMKTSSVIWRPDFATNLADGWDKDGKPEPHDQRGKVRAAGSLDTTINDFARFSAAVASGEGLSPKMRAEFAKAQLPITTATQFPPLQDELPPAARKKGLAAGLGVVTFEGPQGRGFFKGGHNDVTGNTWACVDKTRDCVVLLSNDVRSETVYADLVRFILGDAGAPYDWEYGDQAGK; this is translated from the coding sequence GTGAAGCTGGCTCCGGTTCTGCTCGCCGCCGCGCTCGCCCTGCCGTCCGCCGCCGTCGCCCGGCCCAAGGACGCCGCCATCGACGCCTATGTCGCCCAGGCCATGGCCAAGGCCGGGTCCCAGGGCCTCGCCCTGGCGGTGATCGACGACGGCCGCGTCGCCTATGTGAAGACCTACGGCAAGCGCAACGCCCAGGGCGATCCGTTGACCCCGGATACGGTCATGTACGGCGCCTCGCTGACCAAGGCGGTGTTCGCCTGGACCGTGCTGCAGATGGTCGACGACGGCCTGCTGGATCTGGATCGGCCGATCGCCGAATACCTGCCCAGGCCCCTGCCCGAGTACGTCGGCCAGGCGAACCGCTACTCGGCCTGGGACACGCTGTCGGACGAGCGGTGGCGCAAGATCACGCCGCGTATCCTGCTGACCCACAGCGGCGGTTTCGCCAACTTCTACTGGCTGGAGCCGGACCGGAAACTGCACATCCATTTCGATCCCGGCTCGCGCTACGCCTACTCGGGCGACGGACTGATGCTGCTCCAGTTCGCGATCGAACAGGGCTTGGGCCTGGACCTGGGCCTGGAGATGCAGCGCCGGGTGTTCGACCGCTACGGCATGAAGACCAGCAGCGTGATCTGGCGGCCCGACTTCGCGACGAACCTGGCCGACGGCTGGGACAAGGACGGCAAGCCCGAACCGCACGACCAACGCGGCAAGGTGCGCGCCGCCGGTTCGCTGGACACCACGATCAACGACTTCGCCCGGTTCTCGGCCGCCGTGGCCTCGGGCGAAGGCCTGTCGCCGAAGATGCGCGCGGAGTTCGCCAAGGCGCAGCTGCCGATCACCACGGCGACCCAGTTTCCGCCGCTGCAGGACGAACTGCCGCCCGCCGCCCGCAAGAAGGGCCTGGCCGCCGGCCTCGGCGTGGTGACCTTCGAGGGCCCGCAGGGACGCGGCTTCTTCAAGGGCGGCCACAACGACGTCACCGGCAACACCTGGGCCTGCGTCGATAAGACCCGCGACTGCGTGGTCCTGCTCAGCAACGACGTCCGCAGCGAGACCGTCTATGCGGACCTGGTCCGGTTCATCCTCGGCGACGCGGGCGCCCCCTACGACTGGGAGTACGGCGACCAGGCCGGCAAGTAG
- a CDS encoding acyl-CoA thioesterase: MTKLLEPPEDRQVFARTFAPVDGDIDANGHVNNVVYLGWVQDIAIAHWESRAPADEQSKWAWVVMRHEIDYRRALMPGETARARTWVGERRGPRFDRYVRIDGPDGQMCAQTRSEWVLIDAATKRPARVPEWMETMFT; encoded by the coding sequence ATGACCAAGCTGCTGGAGCCGCCGGAGGACCGCCAGGTCTTCGCGCGGACCTTCGCGCCCGTCGACGGCGATATCGACGCCAACGGCCATGTGAACAACGTGGTCTATCTGGGCTGGGTCCAGGACATCGCCATCGCCCACTGGGAAAGCCGCGCGCCCGCCGACGAACAGTCGAAATGGGCGTGGGTCGTCATGCGCCACGAGATCGACTACCGCCGCGCCCTGATGCCCGGCGAGACCGCCCGGGCCCGCACCTGGGTCGGCGAGCGCCGCGGTCCGCGCTTCGACCGCTACGTCCGCATCGACGGCCCTGACGGCCAGATGTGCGCCCAGACCCGCTCGGAGTGGGTCCTCATCGACGCGGCCACGAAACGCCCCGCCCGGGTGCCGGAGTGGATGGAGACGATGTTCACCTAG
- the purL gene encoding phosphoribosylformylglycinamidine synthase subunit PurL yields MTASPAKSMAETAVEFGLKPEEYDVILNRLGREPNLVELGVFSVMWSEHCSYKSSRKHLGKFPTTGPKVICGPGENAGVVDIGDGQACIFKMESHNHPSYIEPYQGAATGVGGIMRDVFTMGARPIALLNALRFGDPSHPKTKRLVSGVVAGIAGYGNCVGVPTVAGETNFHRGYDGNILVNAMCVGLADADKIFYSAAPAAGLPVVYFGSKTGRDGIHGATMASAEFDEDSDEKRPTVQVGDPFAEKLLIEATLELMRTGAVAAIQDMGAAGLTSSSVEMAGKGGVGIELDLDHVPQREEGMTAYEMMLSESQERMLAILKPGREHEGHAIFEKWGLDAAVIGRTTDTGHIVLKHQGEVVCDIPLSPLSDDAPLYDRPWVEPAKQPRLDPGQVPAPTDWEAAVLKVIGCPDMASKRWVWEQYDRHVMADTLEDSATGADAGVVRVHGSRKALAVTSDCTPRYVQNDPYEGGKQAVAEAWRNLTATGAEPIAITDNLNFGNPERPEIMGQIVKAIEGMAEACRALDFPVVSGNVSLYNETNGAAIPPTPTVGGVGLLADYGVRADFSALKAGQTLVVVGQNHGELGASIYLREVLGREDGAPPPVDLALERKTGDFVRGLIQSGDVTVVHDLSDGGLLVAAADLALASNVGVALDASSQTHAHPFLFGEDQARYLIATDDAEGLIAAATAAGLHASVVGHAEGEIFASKDLFSIPLAKLRSAHEDWMPGYMG; encoded by the coding sequence ATGACCGCCTCCCCCGCTAAGAGCATGGCCGAAACGGCCGTCGAATTCGGCCTCAAGCCGGAAGAGTACGACGTCATCCTGAACCGCCTCGGCCGCGAGCCGAACCTGGTGGAGCTGGGCGTCTTTTCGGTGATGTGGAGCGAGCACTGCTCCTACAAGTCGAGCCGCAAACACCTCGGCAAGTTCCCGACCACGGGGCCGAAGGTCATCTGCGGCCCGGGCGAGAACGCCGGCGTCGTCGACATCGGCGACGGCCAGGCCTGCATCTTCAAGATGGAGAGCCACAACCACCCGTCCTACATCGAGCCCTACCAGGGCGCGGCGACGGGCGTGGGCGGCATCATGCGCGATGTGTTCACCATGGGCGCGCGGCCGATCGCCCTGCTGAACGCCCTGCGCTTCGGCGATCCGAGCCACCCCAAGACCAAGCGTCTGGTCAGCGGCGTCGTGGCGGGCATCGCCGGCTACGGCAACTGCGTGGGCGTGCCGACCGTGGCGGGCGAGACCAACTTCCACCGCGGCTATGACGGCAACATCCTGGTCAACGCCATGTGCGTGGGCCTGGCCGACGCGGACAAGATCTTCTACTCGGCCGCCCCCGCCGCCGGCCTGCCGGTGGTCTACTTCGGCTCCAAGACCGGCCGCGACGGCATCCACGGCGCGACCATGGCCTCGGCGGAGTTCGACGAGGACAGCGACGAGAAGCGGCCCACCGTCCAGGTCGGCGATCCCTTCGCCGAGAAGCTGCTGATCGAGGCGACCCTGGAGCTGATGCGCACCGGCGCGGTGGCCGCGATCCAGGACATGGGCGCGGCCGGCCTGACCTCCTCGTCGGTCGAGATGGCCGGCAAGGGCGGCGTCGGCATCGAGCTGGACCTCGACCACGTGCCCCAGCGCGAAGAGGGCATGACCGCCTACGAGATGATGCTGTCGGAGAGCCAGGAGCGCATGCTGGCGATCCTGAAGCCCGGCCGCGAGCACGAAGGCCACGCCATCTTCGAAAAGTGGGGCCTGGACGCCGCCGTCATCGGCCGCACCACCGACACCGGCCACATCGTCCTGAAGCACCAGGGCGAGGTGGTCTGCGACATCCCGCTGAGCCCGCTGTCCGACGACGCGCCGCTCTATGACCGCCCGTGGGTGGAGCCGGCCAAGCAGCCGCGCCTCGACCCCGGCCAGGTCCCCGCCCCGACCGACTGGGAAGCGGCCGTGCTGAAGGTCATCGGCTGCCCCGACATGGCGTCCAAGCGCTGGGTCTGGGAACAGTACGACCGCCACGTCATGGCCGACACGCTGGAGGACAGCGCCACCGGCGCCGACGCCGGCGTCGTGCGCGTCCACGGCAGCCGCAAGGCCCTGGCCGTGACCAGCGACTGCACCCCGCGCTACGTCCAGAACGATCCCTACGAGGGCGGCAAGCAGGCGGTGGCGGAAGCCTGGCGGAACCTGACCGCCACCGGCGCCGAGCCGATCGCGATCACCGACAACCTCAACTTCGGCAACCCCGAGCGCCCCGAGATCATGGGCCAGATCGTCAAGGCGATCGAAGGGATGGCGGAGGCCTGCCGCGCACTGGACTTCCCGGTCGTGAGCGGCAACGTCAGCCTCTACAACGAGACCAACGGCGCAGCCATTCCGCCGACCCCGACCGTGGGCGGCGTCGGCCTGCTGGCCGACTACGGCGTGCGGGCGGACTTCTCGGCCCTGAAGGCCGGCCAGACCCTGGTCGTCGTCGGCCAGAACCACGGCGAACTGGGCGCCTCGATCTATCTGCGCGAAGTGCTGGGCCGCGAGGACGGCGCCCCGCCGCCGGTCGACCTGGCGCTGGAGCGCAAGACGGGCGACTTCGTCCGCGGCCTGATCCAGTCGGGCGACGTCACCGTAGTCCACGATCTGTCGGACGGCGGCCTGCTGGTCGCGGCGGCCGACCTGGCCCTGGCCAGCAACGTCGGCGTGGCGCTGGACGCCAGCAGCCAGACGCACGCCCATCCGTTCCTGTTCGGCGAAGACCAGGCCCGCTACCTGATCGCGACCGACGACGCCGAGGGCCTGATCGCCGCGGCGACGGCGGCCGGGCTGCACGCCAGCGTCGTCGGCCACGCCGAGGGCGAGATCTTCGCCTCCAAGGACCTGTTCAGCATCCCGCTGGCGAAGCTGCGCTCGGCCCACGAGGACTGGATGCCGGGCTACATGGGGTAG
- a CDS encoding serine hydrolase domain-containing protein yields MDAKSKWSGLNADRLDRITDHLERNYIAPGKIPGCQVAVMRRGQLAYARSFGLRDRERGTAWSDDTIVRIYSMTKPIVSVALMTLFEQGRFKLDDPVHRFAPEWKKHRVWVSGEGADMVTEAPARPVSFRDVLSHTGGLTYGSLLSQLSGLPIEHPVDKAYDAVGVRRGEETLDEFMAKLAEVPLRYQPGERWQYSLATDVCGALVERVSGVPLDQYLREAVFEPLGMVDTAFHVPADKAHRFAANYMRMPDKSLRLADDPQKSPYLKDPVFKSGGGGLAGTMADYLRFTEMLRRGGELDGRRILGPRTLELMTKNHLKGGADLTKMAIGSFSETDNAGIGFGLGFAMTIDQVATGGLSSADYYWGGAASTIFWADPKEELSVVFLTQLMPSATFDFRGQLKTLIYSAIED; encoded by the coding sequence ATGGACGCGAAGTCGAAGTGGTCGGGGCTGAACGCCGACCGGCTGGACCGGATCACCGACCACTTGGAGCGCAACTACATCGCGCCCGGCAAGATTCCCGGCTGCCAGGTCGCGGTCATGCGGCGCGGCCAGCTCGCCTACGCCCGCAGCTTCGGCCTGCGCGACCGCGAGCGCGGGACGGCCTGGAGCGACGACACCATCGTCCGCATCTATTCGATGACCAAGCCGATCGTCTCCGTGGCGCTGATGACCCTGTTCGAACAGGGCCGCTTCAAGCTCGATGACCCGGTCCATCGCTTCGCGCCCGAATGGAAGAAGCATCGCGTCTGGGTCTCCGGCGAAGGCGCCGACATGGTCACCGAGGCGCCGGCCCGGCCGGTCAGCTTCCGGGACGTGCTGAGCCACACCGGCGGCCTGACCTACGGCTCGCTGCTGTCGCAGCTCAGCGGCCTGCCGATCGAGCATCCGGTCGACAAGGCCTACGACGCCGTCGGCGTGCGGCGCGGCGAGGAGACGCTGGACGAGTTCATGGCCAAGCTGGCCGAGGTCCCGCTGCGCTATCAGCCGGGCGAGCGCTGGCAGTACAGTCTGGCCACCGACGTCTGCGGCGCGCTGGTCGAGCGGGTCAGCGGGGTTCCACTGGACCAGTACCTGCGCGAGGCCGTGTTCGAACCGCTGGGCATGGTCGACACCGCCTTCCATGTGCCGGCCGACAAGGCCCATCGCTTCGCCGCCAACTACATGCGCATGCCCGACAAGAGCCTGCGGCTGGCCGACGATCCGCAGAAGAGCCCCTACCTCAAGGACCCCGTGTTCAAGTCGGGCGGCGGCGGCCTGGCCGGGACGATGGCCGACTACCTGCGCTTCACCGAGATGCTGCGCCGGGGCGGCGAGCTGGACGGCCGGCGGATCCTGGGTCCGCGCACCCTGGAGCTGATGACGAAGAACCATCTGAAGGGCGGCGCCGATCTGACGAAGATGGCGATCGGCAGCTTCTCGGAGACCGACAACGCCGGCATCGGCTTCGGCCTGGGCTTCGCCATGACCATCGACCAGGTGGCCACGGGCGGCCTCAGCAGCGCCGACTACTACTGGGGCGGCGCGGCCTCGACCATCTTCTGGGCCGATCCCAAGGAGGAGCTGAGCGTGGTCTTCCTCACCCAGCTGATGCCCTCGGCCACCTTCGATTTCCGCGGCCAGCTGAAGACCCTGATCTACAGCGCGATCGAGGACTGA
- a CDS encoding VOC family protein, with protein MKLIVNIDVPDLAAAEAFYTAAFDLAVTRRFDGVVELTGESALFHLLEKAPGTTGAGGDPRRYDRHWSPVHLDILVEDLDMAVDRATAAGALVERRPPDGAWGRIANMADPFGHGFCLIQLLNRGYDELT; from the coding sequence ATGAAGCTGATCGTCAATATCGACGTCCCGGACCTGGCCGCCGCCGAGGCCTTCTACACAGCCGCCTTCGACCTGGCGGTCACCCGACGGTTCGACGGGGTGGTGGAGCTGACCGGCGAGAGCGCGCTGTTCCACCTGCTGGAAAAGGCGCCGGGGACGACCGGCGCGGGCGGTGACCCGCGTCGCTACGACCGGCACTGGAGCCCCGTGCACCTCGATATCCTGGTCGAGGACCTCGACATGGCGGTCGATCGGGCCACAGCGGCCGGAGCGCTCGTGGAACGCAGGCCGCCGGACGGCGCCTGGGGCCGCATCGCCAACATGGCCGACCCGTTCGGCCACGGCTTCTGCCTGATCCAGCTGCTGAACCGGGGATATGACGAGCTGACGTGA
- a CDS encoding BolA/IbaG family iron-sulfur metabolism protein yields MPMSAADLESRLLAAFPGAEVVITDLAGDGDHYKARIVSEAFRGLPRVRQHQLVNKALADVLGGTLHALALETAPPAE; encoded by the coding sequence GTGCCCATGTCCGCCGCCGATCTTGAGAGCCGCCTGCTCGCCGCCTTCCCGGGCGCCGAGGTGGTGATCACCGACCTGGCGGGCGACGGCGACCACTACAAGGCGCGCATCGTCTCCGAAGCCTTCCGCGGCCTGCCGCGCGTGCGCCAGCACCAGCTCGTCAACAAGGCGCTGGCCGATGTCCTGGGCGGGACGCTGCACGCCCTCGCCCTCGAGACCGCGCCTCCCGCCGAGTAG
- a CDS encoding serine hydrolase domain-containing protein encodes MLNKISAAIGLIAVMGGIAASAHAAPIAGAGDKTAAVEQLVRSEMEARGIPGLQLTIVRRNKILFTGAYGQANIEASTPVTERTTFPVNSISKAVAGVAAMQLVEAGKLDLDASIETYLDALPASWKGITVRQLLTHMSGLPEIADDNLRLLDGAAPDAAWAKVQALPLKSSPGVKFDYTQTNYVVIGKIIETITGRSYADFVRDRQFDAAGMKRTRFAEVSGAGARPEAAALYTHLTLRVEGMKTVGVDRSKAPFVRHEPWTEILYPAGGVQTTSTDLAKWTIALQKRRLVNRDGLERLWKPQPQQDGTYRGFGSTITGYGLGWPSIRRADHPAVTPVGGARAAVFIYPEDDLTIVVLTNLMGASPEKFVDKIASLYIPGLAVGK; translated from the coding sequence ATGCTGAACAAGATTTCCGCCGCCATCGGCCTGATCGCGGTCATGGGCGGCATTGCCGCGAGCGCCCACGCCGCGCCGATCGCCGGAGCGGGCGACAAGACTGCCGCGGTCGAACAGCTGGTCCGAAGCGAGATGGAGGCCCGCGGCATTCCGGGGCTCCAGCTGACGATCGTACGGAGGAACAAGATCCTGTTCACCGGCGCCTACGGCCAGGCCAATATTGAGGCCTCGACCCCCGTGACCGAACGAACCACCTTCCCCGTCAACTCGATCAGCAAGGCCGTCGCCGGCGTCGCGGCGATGCAACTCGTCGAGGCCGGCAAGCTCGATCTCGATGCGTCGATCGAAACCTATCTCGACGCACTTCCAGCGTCATGGAAGGGCATCACCGTCCGGCAGCTTCTGACCCATATGTCGGGTCTGCCCGAAATCGCCGACGACAATCTTCGACTCCTCGACGGCGCCGCGCCGGACGCCGCCTGGGCGAAGGTTCAGGCGCTTCCCCTGAAGTCCTCGCCCGGCGTGAAGTTCGACTACACCCAGACCAACTATGTCGTGATCGGGAAGATCATCGAGACGATCACGGGCAGGTCCTATGCCGATTTCGTACGCGATCGGCAGTTCGACGCCGCGGGGATGAAGCGGACGCGCTTCGCCGAGGTGTCGGGCGCCGGAGCCAGGCCCGAGGCGGCGGCGCTCTATACCCATCTGACGCTGCGGGTTGAGGGGATGAAGACCGTCGGCGTCGACCGCAGCAAGGCGCCGTTCGTGCGCCATGAACCGTGGACGGAAATCCTGTACCCGGCCGGCGGCGTCCAGACGACGTCCACCGATCTGGCGAAGTGGACGATCGCTTTGCAAAAGCGGAGGTTGGTCAACAGAGACGGCCTGGAGCGGCTCTGGAAACCGCAGCCGCAGCAGGACGGAACCTATCGCGGCTTCGGCTCCACCATAACCGGCTATGGACTGGGTTGGCCCTCGATCCGACGGGCCGATCATCCCGCCGTCACGCCCGTGGGCGGAGCCCGGGCCGCCGTCTTCATCTATCCCGAAGACGATCTCACGATCGTCGTTCTGACGAACCTGATGGGCGCTTCGCCCGAGAAGTTCGTCGACAAGATCGCCTCCCTGTACATCCCCGGCCTGGCCGTCGGAAAGTAA
- a CDS encoding M20/M25/M40 family metallo-hydrolase, with translation MIKRIHAAAILALLLATGAHAAPGDRALDDVRILSADDMQGRLVGSPGGAKARAYIVERLSQIGLTAVEQPFAFKGRNKAARTGVNLIARIDGTEPGGRVMVVTAHYDHLGVQNGEIYNGADDNASGVAGLLAVAEAFKAQAPKHAVYIVALDGEEGGLQGARAFVAAPPVPLARIALNVNFDMLSKNAKGELYAAGGSQNAWVKARLDALAPGAAVTLKQGHDTGADDSFDNWTYQSDHGVFAKAGVPWVYFGVEDHPEYHKPTDDFATIPQAFFLGAVKTVVEAARAFDAQLDGLPERAK, from the coding sequence ATGATCAAGCGCATCCATGCCGCCGCGATCCTGGCGCTGCTTCTGGCGACCGGCGCCCACGCCGCGCCGGGCGACCGGGCTCTGGACGACGTCCGCATCCTGTCGGCCGACGACATGCAGGGCCGCCTGGTCGGGTCGCCCGGCGGCGCCAAGGCTCGCGCCTATATCGTCGAGCGCCTGAGCCAGATCGGTCTGACGGCCGTGGAGCAGCCCTTCGCCTTCAAGGGGCGGAACAAGGCCGCGCGCACCGGCGTGAACCTGATCGCCAGGATCGACGGGACCGAGCCCGGCGGCCGGGTCATGGTGGTCACCGCCCACTACGATCATCTGGGCGTCCAGAACGGCGAGATCTACAACGGCGCCGACGACAACGCCTCAGGCGTGGCCGGCCTGCTGGCCGTGGCCGAAGCGTTCAAGGCCCAGGCGCCGAAGCACGCCGTCTACATCGTGGCGCTGGACGGCGAGGAGGGCGGCCTCCAGGGCGCCAGGGCCTTCGTCGCCGCGCCGCCGGTTCCGCTCGCGCGCATCGCGCTGAACGTCAACTTCGACATGCTGTCCAAGAACGCCAAGGGCGAGCTCTACGCCGCCGGCGGGTCGCAGAACGCCTGGGTGAAGGCGCGGCTGGACGCCCTGGCGCCCGGCGCCGCGGTGACGCTGAAGCAGGGGCACGACACCGGCGCCGACGACAGTTTCGACAACTGGACCTACCAGTCCGACCACGGCGTCTTCGCCAAGGCCGGCGTGCCCTGGGTCTATTTCGGGGTCGAGGACCACCCCGAGTACCACAAGCCGACCGACGACTTCGCCACGATCCCGCAGGCCTTCTTCCTGGGGGCGGTGAAGACGGTGGTCGAGGCCGCGCGGGCGTTCGACGCCCAGCTGGACGGCCTGCCGGAGCGCGCGAAATGA
- the purQ gene encoding phosphoribosylformylglycinamidine synthase subunit PurQ yields MKAAVIVFPGSNCDRDCAVAVERSTGAQVEMVWHKETALPEGLDLIVLPGGFSYGDYLRCGAMAALSPVMQEVVAAANRGVATVGICNGFQILCEAGLLPGALLRNEGLKYICKPVALEVTNAQTRFTAGYQGRREVTMTIGNGEGNFFADAETLARIEGEGQVAFRYVDNPNGSVDDIAGIVNPAGNVLGLMPHPDRAFEEELGSADGAILFQSALASA; encoded by the coding sequence GTGAAAGCCGCCGTCATCGTCTTCCCCGGCTCCAACTGCGACCGGGATTGCGCCGTCGCCGTCGAGCGCTCCACCGGCGCCCAGGTCGAGATGGTCTGGCACAAGGAGACGGCCCTGCCCGAAGGGCTGGACCTGATCGTGCTGCCGGGCGGGTTCTCCTACGGGGACTACCTGCGCTGCGGGGCCATGGCCGCCCTGTCGCCGGTGATGCAGGAGGTGGTCGCGGCCGCCAACCGCGGCGTGGCCACGGTCGGCATCTGCAACGGCTTCCAGATCCTGTGCGAGGCCGGCCTGCTGCCGGGAGCCCTGCTGCGCAACGAGGGCCTGAAGTACATCTGCAAGCCGGTGGCGCTGGAAGTGACCAACGCCCAGACCCGGTTCACCGCCGGCTACCAGGGCCGTCGCGAGGTGACGATGACCATCGGCAACGGCGAGGGCAACTTCTTCGCCGACGCCGAGACCCTGGCGCGGATCGAGGGCGAGGGCCAGGTGGCGTTCCGCTATGTCGACAATCCGAACGGCTCGGTCGACGACATCGCCGGCATCGTCAACCCGGCCGGCAACGTCCTGGGCCTGATGCCGCATCCTGACCGCGCCTTCGAGGAAGAACTGGGCTCGGCCGACGGCGCCATCCTGTTCCAGAGCGCCCTGGCCAGCGCGTAG
- a CDS encoding CinA family protein produces MTVFADLIPIAERIAARLVERQESVAVSESSAGGLVSAALLAVPKASVWYQGASVTYTPNVARGLLGLSRGDLPEGVRSSTEPYALFMAGVIREKLRGTWGLCETGAAGPEGNPYGDAAGHTCVGVVGPTTASFTLETGASDRPANMLLFARFALERFEAVIR; encoded by the coding sequence ATGACCGTCTTCGCCGACCTGATCCCCATCGCCGAACGGATCGCCGCCCGGCTGGTCGAGCGGCAGGAGAGCGTGGCGGTGTCGGAGTCTTCGGCCGGCGGCCTGGTCTCGGCGGCGCTGCTGGCGGTGCCCAAGGCCAGCGTCTGGTATCAGGGCGCCAGCGTCACCTACACGCCCAACGTCGCCCGCGGCCTGCTGGGCCTGAGCCGCGGCGACCTGCCGGAGGGCGTGCGGTCCTCGACCGAGCCCTATGCGCTGTTCATGGCCGGGGTGATCCGCGAGAAGCTGCGCGGGACCTGGGGCCTGTGCGAGACCGGCGCGGCCGGGCCGGAGGGCAACCCCTACGGCGACGCGGCCGGCCATACCTGCGTGGGCGTGGTCGGGCCGACGACGGCGAGCTTCACCCTGGAGACCGGGGCGAGCGACCGGCCGGCGAACATGCTGCTGTTCGCCCGGTTCGCGCTGGAGCGGTTCGAGGCGGTCATTCGCTGA